One part of the Coffea eugenioides isolate CCC68of chromosome 10, Ceug_1.0, whole genome shotgun sequence genome encodes these proteins:
- the LOC113748823 gene encoding LRR receptor-like serine/threonine-protein kinase RCH1 codes for MPNREITILLYLSASLFPAIFALNQEGLSLLSWLATFNSSSSANFFSSWDVTHQNPCKWDYIKCTSGGFVSEITITSINLPTSLPSQVLSFNFLTVLVLTNGNLTGEIPPAIGNMSSLATVDLSFNALTGMIPPEIGKLPNLRVLSLNSNSLHGGIPEEIGNCSHLRQLELFDNQFSGKLPVEISHLNALEIFRIGGNIGIHGEIPVEISKCVNLTILGLADTGISGQIPHSIGELKNLKTLSVYTANLTGEIPPEIGNCSALENLFIYENQISGGLPVGMGMLKNLRRLLVWQNNLRGSIPEDLGNCSSLTVIDLSLNFLSGEVPSSLENLITLEELLLSDNSISGGIPEYIGNFSSLTQLEVDNNNFSGEIPRTIGNLMELNLFFAWQNQLNGSIPAELANCQKLQSLDLSHNYLTGSVPKNLYNLRNLSKLLLLSNLLSGGLPPDIGNCTSLNRLRLGSNMFDGQIPSEIGLLQNLGFLELAENQFTGAIPFEIGNCMQLEMIDLHENKLEGTVPLSFVSLSQLNVLDLSMNRISGNIPESIGKLTSLNKLLLNGNNINGLIPKSLGLCKDLQLLDVSRNSISGLIPDEIGQLQGLDILLNLSWNFLIGPIPESFSNFSKLANMDLSHNMLAGSLRALGNLDNLVSLNVSYNNFSGVLPNTKLFHDLPNASFAGNQELCINRDRCYFSGNQNRKSIRNLTVLVVLSVVLTIIIFTVGAIFYIRGHDEICRKSDEETGLQWDFTPFQKLNFSVNDILGKLTESNIVGKGGSGVVYRVEIPVRQFIAVKKLWPKKIGEIPQRDLFSAEVRALGSIRHKNIVRLLGCCNNGKTRLLLFDYISNGSLAKVLHGKMIYLDWDARYKIILGAADGLAYLHHDCIPPIVHRDIKANNILVGPQYEAFLADFGLAKLVDSADYSRASNIVAGSYGYIAPEYGYSMRITGKSDVYSYGIVLLEVLTGMEPNDPRIPNGAHIVTWVQREMRIKHREFTSILDQQLLLLSGTQTQEMLQVLGVALLCVNPSPDDRPTMKDVTAMLREIRHENEDFEKPNSLQKAMVSNTKAAVHCSSFSRSSEPLIRSPSQRSE; via the exons ATGCCAAACAGAGAGATTACCATCCTTCTATATCTGAGTGCTTCTTTATTCCCTGCCATCTTTGCTTTGAACCAAGAAGGTCTCTCTCTCTTGTCATGGCTTGCAACCTTCAACTCTTCCTCTTCTGCCAATTTCTTCTCTTCTTGGGATGTAACTCATCAAAATCCATGCAAATGGGATTACATCAAATGCACTAGCGGTGGTTTTGTTTCCGAAATCACTATCACTTCGATCAATCTTCCCACTTCACTTCCTAGTCAAGTCCTCTCATTCAACTTTCTTACTGTCCTTGTACTCACAAATGGAAACCTGACAGGAGAAATCCCACCAGCCATTGGAAATATGTCGTCTCTGGCCACAGTAGACCTCAGTTTTAATGCTCTAACAGGGATGATACCACCTGAAATAGGAAAGTTACCGAATTTGCGGGTACTGTCATTGAATTCGAATTCGTTGCATGGTGGAATACCTGAAGAAATAGGAAACTGCTCACACCTGAGGCAGCTTGAACTTTTTGACAACCAGTTTTCTGGAAAACTTCCCGTGGAAATCAGCCACCTAAATGCTCTGGAAATCTTTCGTATTGGTGGCAATATTGGAATTCATGGAGAAATTCCAGTGGAAATATCAAAGTGCGTAAACTTAACTATTTTGGGTCTTGCAGATACTGGGATATCAGGTCAGATTCCGCATAGTATTGGAGAACTGAAGAATCTCAAGACTCTTTCAGTATATACAGCAAATCTGACTGGTGAGATCCCACCAGAAATTGGTAATTGCTCAGCATTGGAAAATCTTTTTATCTATGAAAATCAAATTTCTGGAGGACTACCAGTTGGGATGGGAATGCTTAAGAATCTAAGAAGGTTGTTGGTGTGGCAGAACAACCTGAGAGGTTCCATTCCAGAAGATCTAGGAAACTGTTCAAGCTTGACAGTGATCGACTTATCTTTGAATTTTCTGAGTGGAGAGGTACCTTCTTCCCTTGAAAATTTGATCACACTGGAGGAGCTCCTCTTGTCTGATAATTCTATTTCTGGTGGAATTCCAGAGTACATTGGCAACTTTTCTAGCTTGACGCAACTTGAAGTGGATAACAACAATTTTTCTGGCGAGATTCCAAGAACTATTGGGAACTTAATGGAGCTTAATTTGTTCTTTGCCTGGCAGAATCAGCTGAATGGAAGCATACCAGCCGAATTAGCCAATTGCCAGAAGCTTCAAAGCTTGGACCTTTCTCACAACTACCTCACTGGATCAGTTCCAAAGAATCTGTATAATCTGAGGAACTTGTCTAAGCTGCTGCTGCTTTCCAATCTGCTTTCTGGAGGACTTCCACCAGACATTGGCAATTGTACCAGCCTAAACCGATTGAGATTAGGATCAAACATGTTTGATGGTCAAATTCCTTCAGAAATTGGGCTCTTACAAAATTTGGGCTTCCTCGAGTTGGCAGAAAATCAATTTACTGGAGCTATTCCTTTTGAAATTGGAAATTGCATGCAGCTGGAAATGATCGATCTCCATGAGAATAAGCTTGAAGGCACAGTTCCTCTATCTTTTGTCTCACTATCTCAACTGAATGTGTTGGATCTTTCAATGAATAGAATTTCAGGCAACATCCCCGAAAGTATAGGCAAGCTCACATCATTAAATAAACTTTTACTGAATGGAAATAACATCAACGGTTTGATACCTAAGTCATTAGGCCTCTGTAAGGACTTACAGTTGCTGGATGTAAGCAGAAATAGTATCAGTGGTTTAATCCCAGATGAGATTGGTCAACTGCAAGGGTTAGATATCCTATTGAACTTaagctggaatttcttgataGGGCCCATCCCAGAAagcttttcaaatttttcaaagcTAGCAAACATGGACCTTTCCCACAACATGTTGGCAGGAAGCTTGAGAGCACTTGGTAACCTTGACAATCTTGTTTCCTTGAATGTTTCCTACAACAATTTTTCAGGTGTACTTCCCAATACGAAACTCTTTCATGATCTCCCAAATGCTTCTTTTGCTGGTAACCAAGAGCTCTGCATTAACAGAGACCGATGTTACTTCAGTGGAAACCAGAACAGGAAGTCCATCAGGAACCTCACTGTCTTAGTTGTTCTCAGTGTTGTTTTGACTATTATAATCTTCACAGTTGGAGCAATCTTCTACATTAGAGGTCATGATGAGATATGCAGAAAGAGTGATGAAGAGACTGGACTCCAGTGGGATTTCACGCCATTCCAGAAGCTGAACTTCTCTGTCAATGATATTTTAGGAAAGCTTACTGAATCTAACATTGTTGGGAAGGGTGGCTCAGGTGTTGTTTATCGAGTGGAGATCCCAGTACGGCAGTTTATTGCCGTAAAAAAACTTTGGCCCAAGAAGATTGGAGAAATTCCGCAGAGGGACTTGTTTTCTGCAGAAGTTAGAGCACTGGGATCAATCAGGCACAAAAATATTGTGAGACTTCTGGGCTGCTGTAACAATGGAAAAACTAGATTGCTATTGTTTGATTACATCAGTAATGGGAGTTTGGCAAAAGTTCTTCATGGTAAGATGATATACTTGGATTGGGATGCAAGGTATAAAATCATACTTGGAGCAGCTGATGGTTTGGCTTATCTGCACCATGACTGTATCCCTCCAATTGTTCACCGCGATATCAAGGCCAACAATATTTTGGTTGGTCCACAGTATGAAGCTTTCCTCGCTGATTTTGGACTGGCAAAGCTTGTAGATTCAGCAGATTATTCGAGAGCTTCAAACATTGTGGCGGGTTCCTATGGCTATATTGCTCCTG AATATGGATACAGTATGAGAATCACAGGGAAGAGTGATGTATACAGCTATGGCATTGTGCTTCTTGAAGTCCTAACAGGGATGGAACCAAATGATCCCAGGATTCCAAATGGTGCCCACATTGTCACTTGGGTTCAACGGGAGATGCGAATAAAGCACAGAGAATTTACGTCAATTCTTGATCAACAGCTACTTCTACTGTCTGGAACACAAACACAAGAAATGCTTCAAGTGCTTGGGGTGGCTCTACTCTGTGTGAACCCCAGTCCTGATGATAGACCAACAATGAAAGATGTTACGGCAATGCTCAGAGAAATCAGGCATGAGAATGAGGATTTTGAGAAGCCAAATTCTCTGCAGAAAGCAATGGTTTCCAACACCAAAGCAGCGGTTCATTGTTCTAGTTTCTCAAGATCTTCTGAACCCCTAATTAGATCTCCCTCCCAGCGGTCAGAATAG
- the LOC113748824 gene encoding uncharacterized protein LOC113748824 isoform X2 encodes MPGIVTATQSFITAPPRLLCRRQPPIIKPNLFSFLSFSKMGFDSLQKSFNFPARKLVIRAARAESKGVSLGFRAPHFELPEPLTGKMWKLEDFEPYPALLVMFICNHCPFVKHLKKDIVKLSNFYMKKGLAVVAISSNSTVTHPQDGPEFMGEEAKLFKYPFPYLYDETQDVAKDFGAVCTPEFFLFRKDGRRPFELVYHGQFDDSRPSNDVRVTGRDLSLAIDCVLSGQPVSSDQKPSIKWHPKAQL; translated from the exons ATGCCGGGTATTGTAACTGCCACTCAATCTTTCATCACCGCCCCGCCTCGACTACTCTGCCGCCGGCAGCCGCCGATAATCAAGCCtaaccttttctcttttctgtcCTTCTCGAAAATGGGGTTTGATTCCTTGCAGAAAAGCTTTAATTTCCCAGCAAGAAAACTAGTGATTAGAGCAGCTAGAGCCGAGTCCAAAGGCGTCTCTCTTGGTTTCAGAGCACCCCATTTTGAG CTTCCGGAGCCGCTTACGGGTAAAATGTGGAAATTGGAGGACTTTGAACCGTATCCTGCTTTATTG GTTATGTTCATTTGCAATCACTGCCCCTTTGTTAAACACTTGAAAAAGGATATTGTAAAGCTCTCGAATTTCTACATGAAG AAAGGGCTTGCAGTAGTAGCGATATCATCAAATTCTACAGTTACTCATCCGCAG GATGGACCTGAATTTATGGGAGAAGAAGCAAAGCTATTTAAATATCCTTTCCCATATCTGTATGATGAG ACTCAAGATGTTGCAAAAGATTTTGGAGCTGTGTGCACACCTGAGTTTTTCCTTTTCAGAAAG GACGGGCGTAGGCCTTTTGAGCTAGTGTACCATGGCCAGTTTGATGATTCACGGCCAAGTAATGATGTGCGGGTCACAGGAAG GGACTTGAGCCTTGCAATAGACTGTGTTCTTAGTGGTCAGCCAGTGTCTTCAGATCAGAAACCAAG TATAAAGTGGCATCCCAAGGCACAGCTGTGA
- the LOC113748824 gene encoding uncharacterized protein LOC113748824 isoform X1: protein MPGIVTATQSFITAPPRLLCRRQPPIIKPNLFSFLSFSKMGFDSLQKSFNFPARKLVIRAARAESKGVSLGFRAPHFELPEPLTGKMWKLEDFEPYPALLVMFICNHCPFVKHLKKDIVKLSNFYMKKGLAVVAISSNSTVTHPQDGPEFMGEEAKLFKYPFPYLYDETQDVAKDFGAVCTPEFFLFRKDGRRPFELVYHGQFDDSRPSNDVRVTGRDLSLAIDCVLSGQPVSSDQKPSIGCSIKWHPKAQL from the exons ATGCCGGGTATTGTAACTGCCACTCAATCTTTCATCACCGCCCCGCCTCGACTACTCTGCCGCCGGCAGCCGCCGATAATCAAGCCtaaccttttctcttttctgtcCTTCTCGAAAATGGGGTTTGATTCCTTGCAGAAAAGCTTTAATTTCCCAGCAAGAAAACTAGTGATTAGAGCAGCTAGAGCCGAGTCCAAAGGCGTCTCTCTTGGTTTCAGAGCACCCCATTTTGAG CTTCCGGAGCCGCTTACGGGTAAAATGTGGAAATTGGAGGACTTTGAACCGTATCCTGCTTTATTG GTTATGTTCATTTGCAATCACTGCCCCTTTGTTAAACACTTGAAAAAGGATATTGTAAAGCTCTCGAATTTCTACATGAAG AAAGGGCTTGCAGTAGTAGCGATATCATCAAATTCTACAGTTACTCATCCGCAG GATGGACCTGAATTTATGGGAGAAGAAGCAAAGCTATTTAAATATCCTTTCCCATATCTGTATGATGAG ACTCAAGATGTTGCAAAAGATTTTGGAGCTGTGTGCACACCTGAGTTTTTCCTTTTCAGAAAG GACGGGCGTAGGCCTTTTGAGCTAGTGTACCATGGCCAGTTTGATGATTCACGGCCAAGTAATGATGTGCGGGTCACAGGAAG GGACTTGAGCCTTGCAATAGACTGTGTTCTTAGTGGTCAGCCAGTGTCTTCAGATCAGAAACCAAG CATTGGGTGCAGTATAAAGTGGCATCCCAAGGCACAGCTGTGA
- the LOC113748824 gene encoding uncharacterized protein LOC113748824 isoform X3, with amino-acid sequence MPGIVTATQSFITAPPRLLCRRQPPIIKPNLFSFLSFSKMGFDSLQKSFNFPARKLVIRAARAESKGVSLGFRAPHFELPEPLTGKMWKLEDFEPYPALLVMFICNHCPFVKHLKKDIVKLSNFYMKKGLAVVAISSNSTVTHPQDGPEFMGEEAKLFKYPFPYLYDETQDVAKDFGAVCTPEFFLFRKDGRRPFELVYHGQFDDSRPSNDVRVTGRDLSLAIDCVLSGQPVSSDQKPRILNSSLL; translated from the exons ATGCCGGGTATTGTAACTGCCACTCAATCTTTCATCACCGCCCCGCCTCGACTACTCTGCCGCCGGCAGCCGCCGATAATCAAGCCtaaccttttctcttttctgtcCTTCTCGAAAATGGGGTTTGATTCCTTGCAGAAAAGCTTTAATTTCCCAGCAAGAAAACTAGTGATTAGAGCAGCTAGAGCCGAGTCCAAAGGCGTCTCTCTTGGTTTCAGAGCACCCCATTTTGAG CTTCCGGAGCCGCTTACGGGTAAAATGTGGAAATTGGAGGACTTTGAACCGTATCCTGCTTTATTG GTTATGTTCATTTGCAATCACTGCCCCTTTGTTAAACACTTGAAAAAGGATATTGTAAAGCTCTCGAATTTCTACATGAAG AAAGGGCTTGCAGTAGTAGCGATATCATCAAATTCTACAGTTACTCATCCGCAG GATGGACCTGAATTTATGGGAGAAGAAGCAAAGCTATTTAAATATCCTTTCCCATATCTGTATGATGAG ACTCAAGATGTTGCAAAAGATTTTGGAGCTGTGTGCACACCTGAGTTTTTCCTTTTCAGAAAG GACGGGCGTAGGCCTTTTGAGCTAGTGTACCATGGCCAGTTTGATGATTCACGGCCAAGTAATGATGTGCGGGTCACAGGAAG GGACTTGAGCCTTGCAATAGACTGTGTTCTTAGTGGTCAGCCAGTGTCTTCAGATCAGAAACCAAG GATACTAAATTCCTCTTTACTTTAG
- the LOC113749912 gene encoding glycolipid transfer protein 3-like isoform X1 produces MKRRRELEMGSEIRSAIDELSMVVLKVKPAGGPEQHNTCAYIPTKPFLSVCNLLLQVLDKIGPTMAVLRQDVHQNIQRLEKFYESEPSVYSNVVEILSEEAKEGKAKKGPSCSKAFVWLTRSLDFTVTLLQLLVEDFGRDMEQAVDEAYNITLKPWHGWISSAAYKVALKLVPDTKDFITILMAEDENQDMLKEEIRTLISLFLPVLEGIRTILKTFGLDRLKCT; encoded by the exons ATGAAGAGAAGAAGAGAGTTAGAGATGGGGTCAGAGATAAGGTCTGCCATTGATGAGCTATCCATGGTGGTTCTCAAAGTCAAACCTGCTGGTGGTCCTGAGCAACATAATACTTGTGCCTATATCCCCACAAAGCCTTTTCTCTCAGTCTGCAACTTACTTCTTCAAGTTCTTG ATAAGATAGGGCCAACAATGGCTGTTTTGAGACAGGATGTACATCAGAACATCCAG AGATTGGAGAAGTTCTATGAGTCCGAGCCTTCTGTGTATTCAAATGTGGTGGAGATATTGAGTGAAGAAGCCAAAGAAGGCAAGGCCAAAAAGGGTCCCAGCTGCAGCAAAGCCTTTGTTTGGTTGACCCG ATCCTTAGATTTTACTGTAACTTTGCTGCAATTGTTGGTGGAGGATTTTGGTAGGGATATGGAGCAAGCAGTGGATGAAGCATATAATATCACTCTGAAGCCATGGCATGGATGGATTTCCTCAGCTGCATACAAA GTAGCACTTAAACTAGTGCCTGACACCAAAGATTTTATCACAATTCTCATGGCGGAAGATGAAAATCAGGACATGCTTAAAGAAGAAATACGTACCTTgatttcattatttcttccagtTTTAGAAGGAATACGTACCATTCTG AAAACATTCGGATTGGATAGGTTAAAGTGTACCTGA
- the LOC113749912 gene encoding glycolipid transfer protein 3-like isoform X2, protein MAVLRQDVHQNIQRLEKFYESEPSVYSNVVEILSEEAKEGKAKKGPSCSKAFVWLTRSLDFTVTLLQLLVEDFGRDMEQAVDEAYNITLKPWHGWISSAAYKVALKLVPDTKDFITILMAEDENQDMLKEEIRTLISLFLPVLEGIRTILKTFGLDRLKCT, encoded by the exons ATGGCTGTTTTGAGACAGGATGTACATCAGAACATCCAG AGATTGGAGAAGTTCTATGAGTCCGAGCCTTCTGTGTATTCAAATGTGGTGGAGATATTGAGTGAAGAAGCCAAAGAAGGCAAGGCCAAAAAGGGTCCCAGCTGCAGCAAAGCCTTTGTTTGGTTGACCCG ATCCTTAGATTTTACTGTAACTTTGCTGCAATTGTTGGTGGAGGATTTTGGTAGGGATATGGAGCAAGCAGTGGATGAAGCATATAATATCACTCTGAAGCCATGGCATGGATGGATTTCCTCAGCTGCATACAAA GTAGCACTTAAACTAGTGCCTGACACCAAAGATTTTATCACAATTCTCATGGCGGAAGATGAAAATCAGGACATGCTTAAAGAAGAAATACGTACCTTgatttcattatttcttccagtTTTAGAAGGAATACGTACCATTCTG AAAACATTCGGATTGGATAGGTTAAAGTGTACCTGA